In Lactococcus paracarnosus, a genomic segment contains:
- a CDS encoding LacI family DNA-binding transcriptional regulator: protein MVSIKEIAKYTGASPTTVSNVIHGRTGKVSKEKFQQIQEALEKFNYSEQMAGRILANNGSRIIGFIIQDDLGLEAMEFSNPYIGELTQAIEYYVRKQGYYLIYHRSKSFDESLRVMQSWQMEGVILSGVQPNELVAWHKHLKTPAVFLDAFEDQTSDIKGKIYNVGLNDRAEAKKMTDFLIAAGHTEIAFLSRGGSETWQGVDASRRDGVLDGLKQHKLQSDTSILGLPIFISEFEAWLDAFISRGFDGKTALFFASDLLASYALSRIQRAGIKIPDDISVVGFDGNILSQVASPKLTTIFQDLSLKADMAITLLFKQMNQDVISENNVLIKGELVERETVKYIKDQLNNS, encoded by the coding sequence ATGGTATCTATTAAAGAAATTGCAAAATACACGGGTGCTAGTCCGACAACAGTATCAAATGTCATTCATGGACGGACTGGAAAAGTATCGAAAGAAAAATTTCAGCAGATTCAAGAGGCACTTGAAAAGTTTAACTATAGTGAGCAAATGGCTGGTCGAATCTTGGCCAATAATGGTTCACGGATTATTGGGTTTATCATTCAGGATGACCTAGGTCTGGAAGCGATGGAGTTTAGTAACCCATATATCGGAGAGTTAACACAGGCGATTGAGTATTATGTCCGTAAACAAGGATACTATCTGATTTATCATCGCTCTAAATCATTTGATGAAAGTTTGAGAGTGATGCAGTCCTGGCAGATGGAAGGTGTGATCTTATCTGGTGTGCAACCAAATGAGTTAGTCGCTTGGCACAAGCATCTCAAAACACCGGCAGTTTTTTTGGATGCATTTGAGGATCAAACCTCTGATATTAAAGGAAAAATTTATAATGTTGGACTGAATGATCGTGCAGAAGCCAAGAAAATGACAGATTTTTTGATTGCTGCTGGTCACACAGAGATTGCCTTTTTATCCAGGGGTGGTTCAGAGACTTGGCAAGGTGTAGATGCCAGCCGGCGCGATGGTGTTTTAGATGGACTTAAGCAGCATAAGTTGCAGTCAGATACATCAATACTTGGTCTACCAATTTTTATATCAGAATTTGAGGCATGGTTAGATGCCTTTATTTCTCGGGGATTTGATGGTAAAACTGCTTTGTTTTTTGCTTCTGACTTATTAGCATCATATGCGCTTTCTCGCATTCAACGTGCAGGCATCAAAATTCCCGATGATATTTCCGTGGTTGGGTTTGATGGGAATATCCTCAGTCAAGTCGCCTCGCCGAAATTAACCACGATTTTTCAAGACTTAAGTTTAAAAGCGGATATGGCGATTACCCTGTTGTTCAAACAGATGAATCAGGATGTTATATCAGAGAATAATGTCTTGATTAAAGGAGAACTGGTAGAGAGAGAAACGGTTAAGTACATAAAAGATCAACTTAATAACTCATAA
- a CDS encoding response regulator transcription factor, protein MIKILLVEDDISLSNSVYDFLENFADVVQVFDGDEGLYEAEMNIYDIILLDLMLPEKNGFEVLSELRQKGIKTPVLIMTAKESIDDKIHGFDIGADDYLTKPFYLDELKARIQVLLKRYGKIEDTSTIKYDDGLVVNTANNRVTISGETVEILGKEFDLLLYFLQNRNVILPKEQIFDRIWGFDSDTTVTVVEVYMSKLRKKLKGTKFAENLSTLRNVGYILR, encoded by the coding sequence ATGATTAAAATATTGTTAGTAGAAGATGACATTTCTCTATCTAATTCAGTGTATGATTTCTTGGAGAACTTTGCGGATGTCGTCCAAGTATTTGATGGTGACGAGGGGTTGTACGAGGCAGAGATGAATATCTATGATATCATTTTATTAGACCTCATGTTACCTGAGAAAAATGGCTTTGAAGTGCTGTCAGAACTACGACAAAAAGGCATTAAGACGCCTGTTTTGATCATGACAGCAAAAGAGAGTATTGATGACAAAATCCATGGATTTGATATTGGTGCTGATGATTACCTAACCAAACCCTTTTACCTAGATGAATTGAAGGCAAGAATTCAAGTTTTACTGAAACGTTATGGTAAAATTGAAGATACGTCAACCATTAAATATGATGATGGCTTGGTAGTTAATACAGCCAACAATCGTGTGACCATATCAGGAGAAACAGTCGAAATTTTGGGTAAAGAATTTGATCTCTTACTCTATTTCTTGCAAAATCGGAATGTTATTCTACCTAAAGAGCAAATCTTTGACCGGATTTGGGGGTTTGATAGTGATACGACGGTGACGGTAGTTGAAGTTTATATGTCTAAACTCCGTAAGAAATTAAAAGGGACGAAGTTCGCAGAAAACTTGTCAACGCTGCGGAATGTCGGCTATATTCTAAGATAA
- the yidD gene encoding membrane protein insertion efficiency factor YidD — MNRILIAPVRLYQVAISPLLPSSCRYHPTCSNYMITAIHKHGILGVVMGFSRILRCNPFVKGGIDYVPDKFSLKRNTVNPYVQGVKEAEQKI; from the coding sequence GTGAATCGCATACTCATTGCACCAGTTAGACTTTATCAAGTCGCAATCTCCCCTTTGTTACCAAGTTCTTGTCGTTACCATCCGACTTGCTCTAACTATATGATTACGGCTATCCATAAACATGGTATCTTGGGTGTCGTGATGGGATTTTCTCGTATTTTGAGATGCAATCCATTTGTTAAAGGTGGTATTGATTATGTACCAGACAAGTTCTCCTTAAAAAGAAATACAGTGAATCCATACGTACAGGGTGTTAAAGAAGCAGAACAAAAAATATAA
- a CDS encoding glycoside hydrolase family 13 protein, translating to MTFEKKWWQTAVAYQIYPRSYQDSNGDGIGDIKGITSRLDYLKKLGITAIWLSPVYTSPMDDNGYDISDYEGIASIFGDMAAMDELLSEADKRGIKLIMDLVVNHTSDEHAWFVEAKKSKDNPFRDYYIWRDQPNNLTSAFSGSAWQLDEASGQYYLHLFSKKQPDLNWENGKVRKAIYDMMNFWIDKGVGGFRMDVIDLIGKVPDQEITGNGPKLHDYLHEMNQATFGNKDLLTVGETWGATPEIAKLYSAPERQELSMIFQFEHISLSHEPENPKWDVITLDKTKFKAVISKWQTDLAVGEGWNSLFWNNHDLPRAISIWGNDQGYRIKSAKSFAILFHFMRGTPFIYQGEEIGMTNYPFETIDQVKDIESLNMYAERIAQGYSPEDIMASIRAVGRDNARTPMQWDATSSAGFTTGTPWLAVNHNYTEINVAAALEDPDSIFYTYQKLIALRKQNDWIIYGDYQLLPTSENIFAYLRKYKGKKYLVVVNFSDEYEQFNTHLVKAADIMSNGSIPESLLDITLSPWDAFVVVVE from the coding sequence ATGACATTTGAAAAAAAATGGTGGCAAACAGCTGTTGCCTATCAAATATATCCGCGTAGTTATCAAGACTCTAATGGTGATGGTATCGGAGACATCAAAGGCATTACAAGTCGACTTGACTATCTAAAAAAGCTTGGCATCACTGCCATATGGTTGAGCCCAGTCTATACTAGTCCCATGGATGATAATGGCTATGATATTTCAGATTATGAAGGTATTGCCAGTATTTTTGGAGATATGGCTGCCATGGATGAACTGCTTTCTGAAGCCGATAAACGTGGCATTAAACTGATCATGGATTTGGTTGTTAATCATACATCAGATGAGCATGCTTGGTTTGTAGAAGCCAAGAAGTCAAAAGATAATCCCTTTCGAGATTATTATATCTGGCGTGATCAACCCAATAATTTAACATCGGCATTTTCAGGATCAGCCTGGCAATTAGATGAAGCAAGTGGTCAATATTACCTTCATTTATTTTCTAAAAAACAGCCAGATTTAAACTGGGAAAATGGAAAAGTCCGTAAGGCTATCTATGATATGATGAACTTTTGGATTGACAAGGGTGTCGGCGGCTTTCGGATGGATGTGATTGACTTGATCGGTAAAGTACCTGATCAGGAAATTACAGGTAATGGGCCGAAACTACATGACTATCTGCATGAAATGAACCAAGCTACTTTTGGCAATAAGGATTTGCTGACAGTTGGGGAAACCTGGGGAGCAACACCTGAGATTGCTAAGTTATATTCAGCGCCAGAGCGTCAAGAACTTTCTATGATCTTTCAGTTTGAGCACATTAGCTTGTCTCATGAGCCGGAAAATCCTAAATGGGATGTCATCACCTTAGATAAAACCAAGTTTAAAGCAGTTATCTCTAAATGGCAAACAGATTTGGCAGTAGGAGAAGGCTGGAATTCTCTTTTTTGGAATAACCATGATCTACCACGTGCCATCTCTATCTGGGGAAATGATCAAGGTTATCGCATTAAGAGTGCCAAATCATTTGCTATTTTGTTCCATTTCATGCGCGGCACACCCTTTATTTACCAAGGTGAAGAAATTGGCATGACAAACTACCCGTTTGAGACAATTGATCAAGTCAAAGACATTGAATCACTTAATATGTATGCTGAGCGGATTGCGCAAGGCTATTCACCTGAAGATATCATGGCGAGCATACGTGCTGTCGGACGTGATAATGCCAGAACACCCATGCAATGGGATGCAACGTCATCTGCCGGGTTTACAACAGGCACACCGTGGCTTGCGGTAAATCATAATTATACCGAAATCAATGTGGCAGCAGCATTGGAGGATCCAGATTCAATCTTTTATACCTATCAAAAATTAATTGCCTTGCGCAAGCAAAATGATTGGATTATCTATGGAGACTATCAGTTATTGCCGACATCAGAAAATATTTTTGCCTACCTGCGTAAGTACAAAGGTAAAAAATATCTGGTAGTCGTTAATTTCTCTGATGAATATGAGCAGTTTAATACCCATTTAGTTAAGGCAGCAGATATTATGAGCAATGGGTCAATACCAGAGAGCCTGCTTGATATCACATTATCCCCATGGGATGCCTTTGTTGTCGTCGTAGAATAG
- a CDS encoding ABC transporter permease, with protein sequence MFLALNEIRHSKLRYALVIGVTFLIAYLVFFLSGLAYGLAQQYQLAVNKWEATNILLSDKANDNLAMSMIDPDAVNQVKATDKAVLAQMPGIIFNTKDSDDKQNVSFFGIKQDEFLKPNVIEGKMFSAKGEVVADNSLKTRYKYQLGDKVKLATNNEALTIVGFTDNAKFSVAPVLYTSLDTFKTIRYGAANAGQQKDLINAIVTKGELTDKPDGLEKLTIAKFINVQPGYNAQVLTFSFMIGFLVVIAAVVIGIFIYVLTMQKVAIFGVMKAQGISSGYIARSVIAQTVILSAGGVLCGLVATLASALVLPDAVPFQTNPVFLAGIGILIVLVAILGALFSVRSIVKIDPLKAIG encoded by the coding sequence ATGTTTTTAGCACTGAATGAAATTCGGCATTCAAAATTAAGGTATGCACTAGTGATTGGTGTGACATTTTTGATTGCCTATCTCGTTTTTTTCTTATCAGGACTAGCCTATGGCTTAGCCCAACAGTATCAGCTTGCCGTAAATAAATGGGAAGCCACAAATATTTTGCTATCAGATAAGGCAAATGATAATCTAGCCATGTCGATGATTGACCCAGATGCTGTCAATCAAGTAAAGGCGACAGACAAAGCAGTACTCGCACAAATGCCCGGTATTATTTTTAACACCAAAGACTCAGATGATAAGCAAAATGTTAGTTTCTTTGGGATTAAGCAAGATGAATTTTTGAAGCCAAATGTGATTGAGGGCAAGATGTTCTCAGCTAAAGGAGAAGTTGTTGCAGATAACAGTTTAAAAACACGTTATAAGTATCAACTAGGCGATAAGGTTAAATTAGCAACGAATAATGAAGCATTAACCATCGTAGGCTTTACCGATAATGCTAAATTTAGTGTAGCGCCAGTCCTTTATACCTCGCTTGATACATTTAAAACGATTCGATATGGTGCAGCAAATGCAGGACAACAAAAGGACTTGATTAATGCTATCGTGACAAAGGGTGAGCTGACTGATAAACCTGATGGCCTAGAAAAACTGACGATCGCCAAGTTTATCAATGTTCAACCTGGTTACAATGCACAGGTCTTAACCTTTAGCTTTATGATTGGCTTCTTAGTTGTGATTGCAGCGGTTGTCATCGGTATTTTCATCTATGTCTTAACTATGCAAAAAGTCGCAATTTTCGGCGTTATGAAAGCACAAGGTATCTCTAGTGGTTATATTGCCAGGTCTGTCATTGCACAAACAGTGATTCTTTCTGCTGGTGGCGTATTATGTGGCTTAGTTGCAACCTTAGCGTCTGCTTTAGTCTTACCTGATGCCGTGCCTTTCCAAACTAATCCTGTATTTTTAGCAGGGATTGGGATTCTTATCGTTCTAGTCGCAATCTTAGGCGCTTTATTCTCAGTACGTTCAATTGTTAAAATTGATCCCTTGAAAGCAATCGGGTAG
- a CDS encoding sensor histidine kinase, which yields MSRLIFKFDLKTFFHFFVVFTIIFGALTLIILQTLTTGIYKTTDETIDRLSKNPLVLLSLASRDNSDSSSLYQVDNFDDPILSDSPSVAPNQTVVLYDKNGRVLNAKSDITSNTLSSNLKFSKANLSKITTVTMKTATGETLLYRTRLFKVSFDKRITTNITYIQLFVNVNQLSESLARSQFIIMTTMISFWLISLFASIYLAHWSQKPVLIAYEKQKNFVENASHELRTPLAILQNRLELLFQRPTATIIDQSENISQSLAEVRNMRILTSNLLNLAKRDDGLKVELSDVDHTYFEAIFENYQLLADNSQKQFSNNIALKGSVKLDEGLIRQVLTILFDNAVKYSDPYSEITMTVAKIGQNLIITTADNGYGISDDDKNKIFDRFYRVDKARTRQKGGFGLGLSLAKQIIDACGGKIEVQDNQPKGTKFIIKLKV from the coding sequence ATGAGTCGCCTTATTTTTAAATTTGACCTCAAGACTTTTTTCCATTTTTTTGTTGTCTTTACGATTATCTTTGGTGCTTTGACATTAATCATCTTACAAACGCTAACAACTGGTATCTATAAGACAACAGATGAAACAATAGATAGACTTTCCAAAAATCCACTTGTCTTACTAAGCTTAGCTTCACGTGATAATTCTGATAGTAGTTCTCTTTATCAAGTGGATAATTTCGATGACCCCATCTTGTCGGATTCACCAAGTGTTGCCCCTAATCAGACAGTCGTCTTATATGATAAAAACGGCAGGGTGTTAAATGCAAAGTCAGATATTACATCAAATACGCTCTCTTCAAATCTAAAGTTTAGCAAGGCTAACCTGTCTAAAATCACAACAGTGACCATGAAGACAGCAACTGGAGAAACCTTACTCTATCGAACAAGACTGTTTAAGGTTTCTTTTGACAAACGGATTACAACAAATATTACCTATATTCAACTATTCGTGAATGTTAATCAACTATCTGAGAGTCTTGCACGTAGTCAGTTCATTATCATGACAACGATGATTAGTTTTTGGCTAATTTCATTATTTGCCAGTATCTATCTGGCGCATTGGTCACAAAAACCAGTCCTGATTGCCTATGAAAAACAAAAGAATTTTGTTGAGAATGCTAGCCATGAACTTAGAACCCCTTTAGCCATTTTACAAAATCGGTTAGAATTATTATTTCAAAGACCAACAGCTACCATCATTGACCAAAGTGAAAATATCTCCCAAAGTTTGGCAGAAGTTCGGAATATGCGTATCCTCACAAGTAATTTACTTAATCTCGCCAAAAGAGATGACGGACTGAAGGTTGAATTGAGTGATGTAGATCATACCTATTTCGAAGCGATATTTGAGAATTATCAGTTACTTGCTGATAATTCGCAAAAACAATTTTCAAATAACATTGCTCTAAAAGGATCAGTTAAACTTGATGAAGGTCTGATTAGACAAGTTTTAACGATTTTATTTGATAATGCGGTGAAATATTCTGACCCATATAGTGAGATTACGATGACGGTTGCCAAGATTGGTCAAAATTTGATTATCACAACAGCTGATAATGGCTATGGGATTTCGGATGATGATAAAAATAAAATATTCGATCGCTTTTATCGTGTGGATAAAGCTCGGACACGTCAAAAAGGAGGCTTTGGTTTAGGCCTATCTCTAGCTAAACAAATTATTGATGCCTGTGGTGGCAAGATTGAAGTTCAAGACAACCAGCCAAAGGGAACAAAATTCATCATCAAATTAAAAGTCTAA
- a CDS encoding DUF624 domain-containing protein yields the protein MTNLFSYDGLIYKTGTKIFQLLVLNILYLATCLPLITIGAANTALAAATMKMIEGKEGNVAIDYLHAFISNFKMATYFNLLFGVINVLVLLNYLFAGAVSSPLRPFVYFSLGLAGVISLVGMTFIYPYIARFDDDIRTTTKNTSLLILKHGKLSLLILLVAIVPVLLAILSPLLMVFSIYISAFIGFALLTYLKSLLLLSIYKQY from the coding sequence ATGACAAATTTATTTTCCTATGACGGTCTGATTTATAAGACGGGTACAAAAATTTTCCAACTTTTAGTGCTAAATATCCTTTACTTGGCGACTTGTTTACCACTCATCACCATTGGGGCAGCCAATACAGCACTAGCAGCTGCCACCATGAAGATGATTGAGGGAAAAGAGGGAAATGTTGCGATAGATTACTTACATGCCTTTATCAGTAATTTTAAAATGGCAACCTATTTCAATTTATTATTTGGCGTGATCAACGTCTTGGTACTCCTAAATTATTTGTTTGCGGGTGCAGTTAGTAGTCCTCTTCGTCCGTTTGTCTATTTTTCCTTGGGTCTAGCAGGGGTGATCAGTCTTGTAGGCATGACTTTTATCTATCCTTACATCGCTCGATTTGATGATGATATCAGGACAACGACTAAAAATACCAGCTTACTCATACTGAAACATGGTAAGTTATCACTGTTGATCTTGTTAGTTGCGATTGTACCTGTTTTGTTAGCGATACTATCACCATTACTTATGGTATTTTCAATCTATATCTCAGCATTTATCGGGTTTGCCTTACTAACCTATCTCAAAAGTTTGTTACTCTTATCGATTTACAAACAGTATTGA
- a CDS encoding sugar ABC transporter substrate-binding protein, with protein sequence MATFKKKLISGIMLGAAVLAFAACGKKDENAETTTDGKTIITLGRQTAVDPKLPKGDTYNSNAYTRAVDKKFNVKIKDKFEANGDDYKRQVSLAIASGDIPDMMVVSRDEMKELYDNDLIEDMTAVYKNTGSKAIKEAYESYKNRPIEDGTFDKKLMGLPATAGDLGPSLFWVRDDWAQKLGIKLDADGNGAITMNELHDLAKTFAEKNPGGTAKNTGIAIAPTVVSGSYGGSGYSAMGIGDALGSHPGFWMKGADGKIVNGTVTKETKDTLTLLNSWYKEGILDKQFGTRTWDDISAMMVNGETGIVSGPWHIPDWNLFQAKEKNKDVSFKAYALENAQGKVETILNNPTGNFVVVRKGFKKPELAMKIINFIYDDMRNSPTAATDYPEIAAYHASAVDGSTRPFNIEINPATELLDIVSDAKAVLDGQKTENDVKYPDTRSLIKTLQTYSKDPAAAKSTDWATYTSRIFGVNDVLVKVRHEGLLTEIDSPFFGNTKTLEEKGADMDKLREETFMKMITGAKPLSDFDNFVKQWNKQGGAQVTQEVQKEVDSK encoded by the coding sequence ATGGCAACTTTTAAGAAGAAATTGATTTCAGGAATCATGTTGGGTGCAGCAGTTTTGGCTTTTGCAGCATGTGGTAAGAAAGATGAGAATGCAGAAACAACGACAGATGGGAAAACGATTATTACCTTAGGTCGGCAAACTGCTGTAGATCCTAAACTACCAAAAGGAGATACTTATAATTCAAATGCCTATACACGCGCAGTAGACAAGAAATTTAATGTCAAAATAAAAGATAAATTTGAGGCTAATGGCGATGACTATAAACGTCAAGTTTCACTCGCAATTGCTTCTGGAGATATACCTGACATGATGGTTGTCTCTCGTGATGAGATGAAGGAATTATATGACAATGATTTAATTGAAGATATGACAGCTGTCTATAAAAATACAGGCAGTAAAGCAATCAAAGAGGCTTATGAGTCCTATAAAAATCGGCCGATAGAAGATGGGACATTTGATAAAAAATTGATGGGGTTACCTGCGACTGCAGGAGATTTAGGACCATCTCTCTTCTGGGTGCGTGATGACTGGGCTCAAAAACTAGGGATTAAACTTGATGCAGATGGCAATGGCGCGATTACGATGAATGAACTACATGATTTAGCCAAAACATTTGCTGAAAAAAATCCTGGAGGAACTGCTAAAAATACGGGTATCGCGATAGCACCCACAGTCGTTTCAGGAAGCTATGGCGGGTCAGGTTATTCAGCGATGGGTATCGGTGACGCGCTAGGCTCCCATCCAGGGTTTTGGATGAAAGGTGCAGATGGCAAAATAGTAAATGGGACTGTGACCAAAGAAACGAAAGATACTTTGACACTACTGAACAGTTGGTATAAAGAAGGCATTCTAGATAAACAATTTGGTACTAGAACTTGGGATGACATTTCTGCCATGATGGTTAATGGTGAAACAGGTATTGTATCTGGACCTTGGCATATACCAGATTGGAACTTATTCCAAGCTAAAGAAAAAAATAAAGACGTTAGCTTTAAAGCCTATGCCCTTGAAAATGCACAAGGCAAAGTCGAAACAATCTTAAATAATCCGACAGGTAATTTTGTTGTGGTGCGTAAAGGGTTCAAGAAACCAGAATTAGCAATGAAAATCATTAATTTCATCTATGATGACATGAGAAATTCGCCAACAGCTGCAACTGACTACCCAGAAATAGCCGCCTATCATGCATCAGCAGTTGATGGATCAACTCGTCCTTTTAACATTGAGATTAACCCAGCTACAGAGCTTTTAGATATAGTATCAGATGCGAAAGCAGTTTTAGATGGTCAAAAAACAGAAAATGATGTCAAATATCCGGATACACGTAGTTTGATTAAAACGTTGCAAACTTATAGTAAAGATCCAGCAGCAGCAAAATCTACTGATTGGGCAACTTATACGTCACGTATCTTTGGGGTGAATGATGTTCTGGTTAAAGTACGTCATGAAGGGTTATTAACAGAAATAGATTCACCATTCTTTGGTAATACAAAGACACTAGAAGAAAAAGGTGCCGATATGGATAAACTACGTGAAGAGACGTTTATGAAAATGATCACAGGAGCTAAACCATTGTCTGACTTTGATAATTTCGTTAAACAGTGGAACAAACAAGGTGGTGCACAAGTAACGCAGGAAGTCCAAAAAGAAGTTGATTCAAAATAA
- a CDS encoding carbohydrate ABC transporter permease, translating into MKEKLNARIIIIYTLVIVLGLVCLLPLWNIVAISLSGPAAVAGNKVGLIPVDLTFGAYEKIMSDGQFWRSFGISVLRVVITLALNLVLIVLMAYPLAKSKRVFRGRTLYMNLMIFAMLFNGGMIPTYLVVKQLGLLNTIWALILPGAVPIFSVILVMNFFRGIPKALEEAAIIDGATPLQVLFQVFIPISLPSLATVSLFSIVGTWNDFMGGLIYITKAKDYPLMTYIQALNVNIADAIKNNASAEQIANLAQLSDKNLNAAKIMVAIIPLLLIYPMLQKYFVTGMVVGSVKE; encoded by the coding sequence ATGAAAGAAAAATTAAATGCAAGAATCATCATTATCTATACACTTGTGATTGTGCTAGGCTTGGTATGTCTCTTACCACTTTGGAACATCGTTGCCATCTCTTTATCTGGACCAGCAGCAGTAGCAGGCAATAAAGTTGGTCTTATACCAGTAGATTTGACATTTGGTGCCTATGAAAAAATTATGAGCGATGGCCAATTTTGGCGGTCGTTTGGCATCTCTGTGCTACGGGTTGTCATTACACTTGCCCTAAACCTCGTTCTCATCGTTTTGATGGCCTATCCATTAGCAAAAAGTAAGCGGGTCTTTAGAGGCCGTACACTTTATATGAATCTCATGATCTTCGCCATGTTGTTCAATGGGGGGATGATCCCAACTTACTTAGTTGTTAAACAATTGGGACTACTGAATACGATTTGGGCCTTAATCTTACCAGGTGCTGTACCGATTTTCTCAGTTATATTGGTTATGAATTTCTTTAGAGGTATTCCAAAGGCCTTAGAAGAAGCAGCGATTATTGATGGGGCAACACCGCTGCAAGTTTTATTTCAAGTCTTCATCCCGATTTCCTTACCATCACTTGCTACCGTTTCCCTCTTCTCTATTGTTGGGACATGGAATGATTTTATGGGTGGCTTGATTTATATTACAAAAGCAAAAGATTATCCATTGATGACCTATATTCAGGCCTTGAATGTCAACATTGCAGATGCAATCAAAAATAATGCATCAGCTGAACAAATTGCCAACCTCGCGCAGCTGTCAGATAAGAATCTGAATGCAGCAAAGATTATGGTGGCAATTATTCCGCTGTTGCTGATTTATCCAATGTTGCAAAAATACTTTGTAACAGGTATGGTTGTAGGTTCTGTTAAGGAATAA
- a CDS encoding ABC transporter permease translates to MAIDKDTQAVPSQPVKKKEKSSRERKNQLMFHLMMIPGILFLIVFTYVPMAGIVMAFQNYIPAKGLMGSAWVGFTHFQRLFSLPDIGLLFRNTIIIALGKIIIGTILSIVFAILLNEIRVMFLKKSVQTIVYLPHFLSWVVLSAVVMNMFNLDGSITQILSSIGLKDLNFLGSNKLFQPLLIGTDVWKEFGYSSVVYLAAITSIDPGLYEAASIDGATWFKKVWHVTLPGMMTIILLLAIMNLPNILNAGFDQVYNLYSPMVYESGDILDTYVYRVGLIGRQYSFGTAVGLFKALIGAVLMIGANEIAGHYTDRKMF, encoded by the coding sequence ATGGCAATCGATAAAGATACACAGGCAGTACCCAGCCAACCAGTAAAAAAGAAGGAGAAGAGTAGTCGAGAACGAAAAAATCAACTCATGTTTCATTTGATGATGATTCCAGGCATCTTATTTTTGATAGTGTTTACCTATGTTCCCATGGCTGGGATTGTCATGGCATTTCAAAATTATATACCTGCTAAAGGATTGATGGGTTCTGCATGGGTTGGCTTCACACACTTTCAACGCCTATTTTCGCTTCCTGATATCGGGCTCTTGTTTAGAAATACAATCATTATAGCACTTGGTAAAATCATCATTGGGACAATCCTCTCGATTGTCTTTGCTATCTTACTAAATGAAATCCGTGTCATGTTCCTAAAGAAATCAGTTCAAACGATCGTTTACCTGCCCCATTTTCTATCGTGGGTCGTCTTGTCAGCAGTCGTCATGAACATGTTTAATTTGGATGGCTCGATTACACAGATATTAAGTTCAATTGGCCTTAAAGATTTGAACTTTCTAGGCTCAAATAAACTCTTCCAGCCTTTACTCATCGGAACAGATGTTTGGAAAGAATTTGGGTATAGCTCAGTTGTCTATCTAGCTGCCATTACTTCCATTGACCCAGGCTTGTATGAAGCAGCATCAATTGATGGTGCGACGTGGTTTAAGAAAGTATGGCATGTGACCTTACCAGGTATGATGACGATCATTCTATTATTAGCAATCATGAACCTACCGAATATCTTAAACGCTGGATTTGACCAAGTTTATAATTTGTATTCACCTATGGTATATGAATCGGGTGATATTTTAGATACCTATGTATACCGGGTTGGTTTAATTGGCCGTCAGTACTCATTTGGTACTGCTGTAGGCCTATTCAAAGCGCTAATTGGTGCAGTCTTGATGATTGGTGCTAATGAGATTGCTGGTCACTATACTGACCGTAAAATGTTTTAG